The Pichia kudriavzevii chromosome 3, complete sequence nucleotide sequence TCCCAAAGAGTTCTCTCCAAAATTTGCTATAAATTTAGAATCGTTTtggataaaatcaaatagaCAGCTTTGGAATTCACCTTCGGATGAACTTAATTCAAGATGCGAATTCTACAACCAACTAAAAAATGCACTAAAAGACTCTGGGATTTCCATAAATAAACTACCATGTATTGATAAGCGTGCCATTGACTTATATCGACTATACAGGGTTGTGAATTTGCGTGGtggttttgaaaactgCTGCAATGATAAACTTTGGGCTCAGATTGGTAGAGAATTAGGGTTCTATGgtaaaatttcatcatcgttaTCGTCGTCAATTAAAACtgtttatcaaaaatacaTTTCTCCATGGGAGAAGAAATATCAAGGCACAAGAGATCAGGATTATCTAAATCTGGTCAGAAATGATGAAGCACAGTGTTTGTTCCCCCAATTTGGGGAAGATGATGGATTAGCACAAGTACCTATAATTTTAGGATCTTCGAATCCGTTTCCCAGAAATCGACAGCACTTGGTTGATTCTGGGTTTTCAACTTATTTTGATCAATCCACAACTCAGAAAAAAGGAATTACTGTTAGTGATACTAATACACTACCTACATATGACTTTTATAGATGGAGTGATCCCAACcaagttgatgatgttgacCCAAGAGAGTTGAaaatttcctctttgtaCACTTTGAAACAGTTTTATGACAAAAGCCGTATAGTTAAAAACACTGTTTTGAGTAAATTCAACGATACTGAACATtttaagtttgaaaatatgGAATATCTTGAGTCTAGTTTTTGGAGTTTGCTGAAGAGATCTGATGTAATGTTTGAGACAGAAGTCTCGTTTAATCAATATACCAACATACACGATTCAAGTTATGAAAATAAGTTTTTGTCAGATAAAAGTGGCAACTTGTCTGATTCAATATTAGGGTCTCTGAATTTTAATAACACTGCCATTTACGATGGTTCGCTATTACAATATGCTGATTCATACTCTAATTCTTTATTTCATTCATGCCTGAACTTTGCTATGTTCTATGGTTGCCAATCTTGGAAATCAGAAGACCATTGGTTGTATAATGTTGATTATCATTATCTAGGCGACGCAAAATCATATTACGTCATCCCACCAGAGTATCGagaaaaatatgaagatTTAATTCGATCATATATTGAGTTACAAAATAAAGCTTATGAAAGAACGGCTATAAACTTAcaaaaatttgagaaagCAATTGATAACAGTGATATCTTCAACGCATGTTtagaaaaccaaataagCTATGATATGAACGTTTCCCGAGCTAGGCCCTTGGAACccaagtttgaaaaactgGTTGATCAGGATACCTACCCAATCAGATACAATACTGATATTATGCTTACTCCTGAAATTTTAAGAAAGAATGGTATCCCGGTTTACCATACATTTCAAGAGGTTGGTGATATGATTATAAAATTTCCGAAGTCGTATTCATCTTATTTTTCCCTAGGTACGTCTGTTACCGAGTCAGTGCAGCTTGCAAATGTGGATTGGTTAAGTTGTTCATTGGAAGCCGATAGATGGTTGCAGAAGCAACAGATCCTCCCTAACTTTTCCACATTCTTACTGATTTTAAGAGCAGCCAGAGATTCAGACGATATTAAAATTCTAAAGGCAATTAAACCAATACTAGAAAAGATGATTACAGATGAACTTGATAAAAGGGTTGAGTTGCGcaaaaatttgaaagaaacaTCTTATAACAAATATTTAGCTGATTTTAAAGAATacaccaacaacaatgtATTAGATAAAAAACATAATGGGGAAGCGACTATCGGTACCGAACTCATTTATAAATTGGGCTCAATCAACCGTATGACAGACTCTGATTTGGCTGATATTTTTCCATCTTTTGTTCTAGCTAAAAGTGCCGTTCCACTTCAGAGTAGTTTTACTATGTCAGTTAGCTCTTTCATGCAAAGGAAAGACCAAATTgtctttgaaaacatgGGTTTAGAATTTGAGCTTGTCACTATGTGCAGCGATGAGTATTTAACACAATCTGTTGATATATTACATGGTAAATTAGAAGGAATAGATTCCTGGATTGCAAAGTACTCTGAAATAATATCAGCATCATCTAGACCTGATCTTAATAAAGTCGTTCCTCTTATCGAGAAAGGTAATACGTTGTTTAATGCTAAGAACACCCGATACTATACTGactatcaaaaagaaaaattcaaatctACGTTTGATAAGTTTATGATGCTcaagaaagaagttgagaaaACAGAAGTCTGGCAAAGGAAGGCGCAAATTCTCACTAAGATTCCAAGggaaaatttcaacacTCTGTTTCCCTTTTCTGAATTCAAAACGCTGGTGGATGAGATAAAACATTTAAATTTGTacgttgatgaaattagGGAAATACAAGCAATGAGTGAAGAAATAATcacttttgatttattaGCAGTTTCCGCACTAGATAAGGCGAATACTAAGGTGGATTTAGCAGAGTTGGAGAAGTTATATGCTGTAGGCAGCAATATCAAAGTTGAGCTGGAAACATTGACCTTGATTGGCAAAATTGTAAGGAGAGCTTCATGGATGGAACTGTTGCGAAAAGACGTTAATACGgttgaagagttgaaaGAAATATATGATGCTGGTAAATCGTTTGACTCGAGTAATCCGGAGGATATAAAGTTGTTGGATGAGCTTaagaacaaaattgatCATATAGGGAAGATTCTGTTACAatatgatgaaattaaacAAACTAATCATCAAGTTGCAACAAAGGAATTGCTTgaattagaaaaagaatgTATGGGTTTCCCGCTGAAGGAGGTTCAAGATTACATTAAAATTCTGTTGATTGATAGCTCAAATATGCAAAACGGTGTAATTCCAATTATAGATATTATCAAGGAGAAGATATCAGTACAGAGCAATGAAACTTCAGCAGTTGGAAGGATTAACGCATTTCTGAAATATTATGGTATGATAAAGAAGGGAATTACAGACTTGAAGTTTGATGAGATATACCAAACTTTATGCAAATTTGAGGAATACCAAGATGCTGCAAAAATATTCAAGGAACAAATTATTGATGGGCCATTGACTAGTATTAAAGAGCTCAGTGAGAAATTTAAGCGTTTATTAAACTTTGGAAGGGACGATACaaagtttcaaaacttgGGAGAGGTTGATTGTTTGAACCACCTTGTATCTTATGATATGGACATATTAACGAACCAAGAGGAAAGATACTGCGTATGTAGACAGAAGCATGAGGGCAACATGGTTGAATGCGAGGAATGTAAACAATGGTTTCACTTCAATTGCGTTGGATACGTTAAAACGGACACTGAGAACgataaatatttttgtcCATTATGTGATATTGAAGGAAAGTATCCATCGACCCAGAATTTTTACCTAAATCTGCTCAAGAAGACCACTTTAGAAGAGTTGATACAAACTGCCGATAAAATGGCGGTTCGTGGTTCTATATGCATTTCATTTGAGCATAGTTTTTTTAATGCTGTTTTAAAGTATGTTGATTTCTACAATCTATTGCTGGAGCAAGGTGCTATAAGGGAGAACAACGGCGAGATTGATGTCTGTATCAGTGATGAGGCTTACCTACGTTCTTTACTACAAAAAGTAAACGGATGTGTTATTAACTTTAGGAAGTTGCAATCTGCACTTCAGAACAAGTACGCTTCATTACGTCTCATAAAGGATGGAACATCAGCCAAGGTTGGAAATGTAGCTGGTTTAAGCGGAGACATTTACACTTGCTAAACATGGCCCAGTCTCAATATAGAATACAATGAAGTATATATAGAGTGCACCATGTGCTTTTTAAGCTTTAAGCGTTATTTATCTATATTCTGTAGTATTGTATGTCTCGCTGGAACGGATCAATTACAGCGCTCTACCCAACGCGGAATTTGAAATGCGGGGAGAGCGGGGGTGCCGTAAAAGGAAAGTGTCTCAAGTATAAAATTGAGCTCACCCCCAGAATTGGAACGTGAGCTCGAGGTATTAAAGAACTCATAGTGAAGAGAACAGGGCAAGAGACACTCTCCTTGGTAGAAGGAAGTATATATTTATGTTTTTGAAGCCATCTACGATCCACGCTTTAGGTCAGTCGTATAGAAGAGGGAATTTCCTCGGATTAGGCCCcaaatcttcttttgtGAATGCAGTTCCCCAGTTTGCTAAGAGACACCATTCACATTCTCATAATAGCACTTCATGTGATGGACATTCGCATTCACATGGCTCAGGAACCGACGATATACCCGAAAAGAAAGTACACCATTTTTACGAGTACACTCCCGAGACAGGTACTAGGAAAACTGTTGCGATTAAAGGCGAAAAAGTTATCTACGATCCTGAAGATAAAATTGCACCCCAAACACGTGAAGGTCCTGGTCATGGCCACAGCCACGCCGAGTTCCCAGAGATGGATTTGATGGATTTCAATGGGGATGATTACACAATCAATGTCAATCCCAAAAAAAGGAGTGCTTGGACAAAAGTCAAGGATTTCTTCAATCCACATACTCCTCTGGCTGAGATGATGGGAAGCCATAGTCAAGAGCATTCGCACACACATTCACATGTAAATGATGCagaaactttgaaattataTGATCCAAAGAATTTGGCGGATGAAGGTGTTAAAATTACTTGGATTGGCTTTGGTGTCAATTGCGGTATGGCAGTTACAAAATTTGCCGGTGGGTTTTACTTTCATTCACAGGCCTTGATAGCTGATGCAGTTCATGCTGTCGGCGACCTAATTTCAGATGTTTTAACCCTCACCACTGTAAGATTTACTAATAAGAAGCCAGATAAACTATATCCTTTTGGCTACGGTAAAATCGAAACCTGCGGTTCCTTTATGGTGTCATTTATCCTATTATACGCTGGTTTCCAAATTGGTTGGAGCTCATTCTATGAGATTGTTGCTCCCATTGTTCCAAATGCAATTCATGATCTTATGGCACTGGTTCCGGTCCATTCACATAACCACGTGGATGTGTCTAATGTTATTTCTGAATCCGCCGCTCATGTTCACTCACATGATCATGCCGAAGCTACAGTTCCGGCCGGTACCCCCGAGGTTGCAAATATCAACGCAGCTTGGTTGGCGCTAGGTTCAATTGCCGTTAAGGAATGGTTATTTAGAGCGACCAGAAATGTGGGAGAAAGGTTGAATTCGAAGGTTCTAATTGCAAATGCTTGGCACCACAGAGTGGATTCATTGACTTCCGTAGTCGCTGTTGCAACCATTTCAAGTGGTTACTTCTTGGGAGTTTATTGGTTAGATGCTGTTGGTGGTTTATTAGTTTCTATGCTCGTAATGAAGGTCGGTATTTCTGGTGTTGTTCAATCATTTAAAGAGTTGATCGATAAGGCTCTACCTGTAGATGATACAAGATATATGAAAATAGAAGATTCCATCAATGTTATCctgatgaagaaagacAGTCACGTTTTAATCAAAGAGTTGAATATTTTACCGTCGGGTACTAATCTCAACCTTGTGGTCAAGCTTGGTGTTTCCCCATTCAACGCTGAATACGAGAAAAGACTCACTCTGGAACAAATGGGCTCAATAGctgattttctcaaatctGAACTGAGTAAGGAATTCCACAACATTAAGCATACTTCTGTTCAATTCATCTCTAATAAACAGGAGGCTGAGGAAGGCGCCGAGGAGAATCAGGAAAACGAAGAGGAATCGATCGACAAAGCCATTTCCGAACCTACACAATCTAAGAAGGCTTGAGCAGTTACGTAGGAACCCCCCCCCTTTTCTCCTAATACCATTAACTATAGTATATACATAATACATGTACATTAAATAAATAGAGCTAACGTATCATGACCACAATAAACTGTCTGATCAGACATTGTGAAAGCTCTTTTCgttaacttttttttcttaaatcTGAAGAAGGTTCCAGTGGAACCgagaaaaaattgagaaaatacAGAAAAAGCTTCAACACAAAAATTTCCAGGGTATAAAAAGTAAGGATGATGTTCTCATGCTAGGTGCTCTTTTGTGCTTTACAACAgtattttgatttataaGGCTTAAAgaacaacagaaaaatacaattatGTCCGCAATTCCTGCAAGCTTTGATCCAGAAAACCCAGATAACTTAGAGGACATTGAGAAGCAATTTGCCGTGAAGGCAGTTCAGCAAATGAGTACATACTGGAGTTTACTTAATGCTGTCCCCCCATCCAAACTCAAGTTGACCCAATTTGACGACGAAATTGTCGAAGAGTTCTTCAAGGCCTTCCCAGAATATAACAACAAGGAGAAATTGGCTGTTCTGAATGAAGATGAACTGAAGACCAAAGAGGCAAAGGAGAGATGGAGAGAGTACATCAAGAACTTTGAGAATAAAATCGATGACTACAACTTTGGTACTTTACTCAGAGTCAATGCATCCGAGGAATACTCTGAAGAGAACACCATCTTTGTTGTCAGAATCCAATTCTACGCTTTTGAATTAGCAAGAAACAGATTTGGTTTGAATGATTGGGTGtatgaaaagaaataaacCTTTCCTTTGTGGACTTCATCATattcaatcttttcataAGGTGTGATTCTTTACTGTAGAAAGCTTTAAAGCACTGTATAAAATTTAATTactcaaagaaaaaagtacTAAAATCGATACCGCATAACTACGAACTTTGCAAAAATagagaaatggaaaaaaatcttGTCAGCCCCGAAAGATGGTATATGTTCTAACATCATCGCCGTAGCTAGTTGAGTTACGGTTGAATGTATTTTCATCACTTAGATTGATTCCataaagaaagaagatGTTGGTGCCACTATGATGGCATGATAAAAGAagcaaaacaaaagagaaaacttGTGTAGTCTCATTCACTGGGAAGTAGAAAGTTCGTTCCTTTTATATGAGCTCCTGCAATTTTTTCgagttgttttttttgttgctAGAGCTGGGTTTTAAGAGcgcttttttttcccagtttttttcccttttagAAGgcaataaaaaaaagagggTTTTTTATAGTGCTCTATTCAAACTAGCGGTATATATTCAATAGTCACTGAACTACCACAAAGACGGGGTTTATATAAAAATCTTAGATTTGATGCAGTTAGTTAGTTAATATAAAGGCTATTCTAGAtttcaaaaggaagaaaCGGTATTTacttatttgaaatttattaaccaaacaaaagcattagaaaagagaaagaagagatATATTATTAGGGACAAGGATTAGATCTATAGAGAGTaaatttaaataaaaactCCAGCTAACTTAGATCATCTTCTTGACTAATTGGTTAATGTATTCTTCTCTGTTACCAGTAGAACCACCTTGGATGAAGTGTTGGAACTTTCTTCTGACACCCCAACCACCAGATGGGTTAGATAACTTGAATGGCCACAAGAAGTTGTTAGCTTGCTTGAAGTTTGGACCAACGGTAACGATTTCGTGAATCAAGTCTTCAACAGATTCAATACCGTACTTACCTAAGACAGATTCGACAATAGCGTTATCAGTCAATGGGATTCTTTGCTTGTTAACCTTACCGTAACCTCTCTTGTAAACTAATTGTCTAACAGTAGAGATGGATGGGTAACCAATAGCAGTGTATTGTTCAACCAACTTCAATAATTCGGTGGTTGCCTTGGTAACCTTGACGAAAACACCAGAGTTAATTTGGGTTAATCTCAATAATTGGAAAACCTTTCTAGACTTTGGTGGAATCTTCATAATACCCTTGATTCTAACAACGAAAACAACCTTTGATTCAGCTGGAACAAAGTATGAACCTTCTGCTCTTGCAGTTCTCTTTGCATCAATGACAGCTCTTTCTGCTGCTGCGTATTCTGCAGTGTAAGCTTCGGTTCTCTTGAAAAGAGCATTTctcttttccttgttgaCCTATAATGATTAAAGTGAAAAACATGTTAGTAGCTaatctttatttgttaGCATAATTTTTGTTCTCATTAGCATTGCATTAGTGATTTCTCAGCCGAAAGATGGTGTTATAACAGACAGCATCGCCTTAGCTAGTCGATATAGGAGACAATAGCTTCATCATTATGAAATAAGTACTCAACGCAATGAGCATAAAAttatgaagaaaaaagagttTAACTAATACATACAAACTTTCTAGCCTTTCTTGCTGCAACAACTGCCTTTTGGTCTCTTTCGACTCTCTTAGCCTTCTTGATTTGAGATTCTGGTCTTGGGATTCTATAATAACAAAGTAAACAAAAGTTAGTATGTTGTTTCCAAAACGTCTTCGTTTGAAAAAAACCGAATGATCAGAAGTCAATTTAGATATAAATTGCAACAACTAACGATAGCTCCATCTAAATTTTCTCCACAAATCAAACTATATTCTTCGAACTGAATTAACTTCATTCGAAGGCAGTTAATACGCAGAGGAAAAAGTAGGAAAAACAATTAGtttgattgttttcaagaaaGCAATAAacacaatttttttcattaagtCTACTAGTTTTCCTTTGGAATCCATTTGATTGATAAGATTCataataaataaatcatATCAACAAGTCCACTAACAATAGTGATATGGCTGAACAGATATATCCCATTAAAGGGAGTATATCATATTTGTTCACATAGAGACAAGTACGAGTAATCAAAGCACAGCGGCATGGTTAGCTTGTAGTAATCTCATATCGTTCCAAGGaacatttgataaaagGTTGACCACAATTTGAAGAGCACGGCCACCTATATGCTCccgaaaaaaaaacttgatgaATAAAACAAACCTATATCAATCTGTTTTATGTTGTGTATCCTATCTATCAACAACCTGCAAAATACACCAACTTCTTCATGGAGAAGTAGAAGTAACTGCAAGTACATACCCTGCCATCTTGTCTGTTGATaagtttgatgaagaaaaaaggaattAAAAAAAGTTTGAGAGTAGTTCATTCAAAACTGGTAAAACTTATAGGTACTTCTGCAAGTTTGAAACATATAGTGCGCACGACAAACAAAACCAGGCgacgaaaaaaaaaagagttcTCGCCAAAATATTAGTGAAAAACGCCTCTTAGTGAACAAACCTTGAAATTTGCCATTTTCAGCAATTCCGGGTTTGTCACGTGCGCAGAGACAGGGCTGGAGCGGCTCAGCTTGTACTAGAATTTCTTaacatttttgtttggaatgTTGTTCATTGAACAAGCATTTTTGTGTTCGTTTCTCTTTCCACATGGTAAACAACACACACTGGAAATGGCTTCTGCAGGTGTTGCCTCAAGAGGGCCTATGCTTAACGGTAAGTGACCACGTGTGTAATTGTACCAAATGGCATTGTTTCTAACAGGTTATACCCCATCCgtttttttaaaaaaattatagGCAATGAAAGGGACTACAATCACGTTTCTGATAAAGAGTATGTTAAATTTAGAAATCTAGCCGAAGAAGCTTATTCCAAGAGACAGAAGCTTTCTGCCCTGTCACAGCAAGCCTATCAAAAGGGAGACAAAAAATCTGCGAGTGAGCTTTCAAGAAAGGCCAAAGAGCAATTGTCAATTGCGGAAGGTTATAATGAAAAGGCAGCAACATATGTCTTTCTCGAGAATAACAAAGACTCGGACGACGATGACATTGACTTACATGGCCTGTATATTAAGGAGGCAGAGTATATTCTAAAACAGCGAATTATCAGTGGCATTAGTAAAAACCAACCAAAGTTGGATTGCATTGTTGGCAAGGGACTACACTCAAAGGACGGCGTTGCAAAGTTGAAGCCAGCAGTTGAAGAACTATGTCGTAAAGCTAACTTGAAATGCTGGATCGATGAGAAGAATGCTGGGGTATTGCACATTGGTTTGAAGAATGCTTCCATCCCTCAATCATGGTATGACATTAATCCACATGGTATAGGTGCCATGGATGATAACTACTTTGCATATCATCCTAACGAGATCCCCCAAGGTCACCAACCATCACACCAGTACAATTATGCTCAGTCTCAACCTCAACCTCAACAACAAGCCAACACAAACATACAACcttatcatcaacaaaactatcaccagcaacagcaacaacagcaacaacaacaacacaataacaacaacaacgagGAAATGGCTCTTGCACTGTGTTCTGTTGCAGCTGCTTTGTTTAAATGTTTCTACAGATAGATTTACTTTCCCCTGTGCTTAATTGCGCAATGTATAAATACATTAGACTAATTCATCGCTCCTTCCCACCTTACAAATTTATATGTAGATTACAGTGACAGTTAACAAGTAATTATCATCATGTCCGAAATAGCGCGATAACTAATGGCAATTTGTCCTACATATACTTTGCAAATCATGAGAAACAGACAGCGCAGCCTACGGATCTCACGATAGAATAGAGATAGTGCATGACTACAGGGAGATAGTGACATCTAAAATGCCTAATCCTGTAATGAGTGAGCTAAATAGATTGCaacatattttcaattcGATTATTA carries:
- a CDS encoding uncharacterized protein (PKUD0C03420; similar to Saccharomyces cerevisiae YMR176W (ECM5); ancestral locus Anc_6.247), whose product is MSDELNQLVSHDQNGDVYSKLHASSALDISYNHDHNLTEKHQHHLGEENHTEENPPDTEDFVISTNMLSSFVNSAKGDLVFDAHDPMDNDENQDLMIQEAVAAASAVTSAMSPSNLSTMLSESESQKRLFPDPQLGSNKKQQAFSLLGNDSDDFSADLNSLHDPLSGSRSKTIKFTPNRTSENIKKQHTYVTNPNSKKSKRESIKGPPKNSRFFKVYGLEGAKNIKASSLHHYNPYRYPQNRSKLNPFPDFIKNRKEESVDVSNERGINTSSQKNPAIPDLEHHRSDSKKNKIPELRPTLEEFEDIYSYIESIKDIGEKFGAVKVIPPKEFSPKFAINLESFWIKSNRQLWNSPSDELNSRCEFYNQLKNALKDSGISINKLPCIDKRAIDLYRLYRVVNLRGGFENCCNDKLWAQIGRELGFYGKISSSLSSSIKTVYQKYISPWEKKYQGTRDQDYLNLVRNDEAQCLFPQFGEDDGLAQVPIILGSSNPFPRNRQHLVDSGFSTYFDQSTTQKKGITVSDTNTLPTYDFYRWSDPNQVDDVDPRELKISSLYTLKQFYDKSRIVKNTVLSKFNDTEHFKFENMEYLESSFWSLLKRSDVMFETEVSFNQYTNIHDSSYENKFLSDKSGNLSDSILGSLNFNNTAIYDGSLLQYADSYSNSLFHSCLNFAMFYGCQSWKSEDHWLYNVDYHYLGDAKSYYVIPPEYREKYEDLIRSYIELQNKAYERTAINLQKFEKAIDNSDIFNACLENQISYDMNVSRARPLEPKFEKLVDQDTYPIRYNTDIMLTPEILRKNGIPVYHTFQEVGDMIIKFPKSYSSYFSLGTSVTESVQLANVDWLSCSLEADRWLQKQQILPNFSTFLLILRAARDSDDIKILKAIKPILEKMITDELDKRVELRKNLKETSYNKYLADFKEYTNNNVLDKKHNGEATIGTELIYKLGSINRMTDSDLADIFPSFVLAKSAVPLQSSFTMSVSSFMQRKDQIVFENMGLEFELVTMCSDEYLTQSVDILHGKLEGIDSWIAKYSEIISASSRPDLNKVVPLIEKGNTLFNAKNTRYYTDYQKEKFKSTFDKFMMLKKEVEKTEVWQRKAQILTKIPRENFNTLFPFSEFKTLVDEIKHLNLYVDEIREIQAMSEEIITFDLLAVSALDKANTKVDLAELEKLYAVGSNIKVELETLTLIGKIVRRASWMELLRKDVNTVEELKEIYDAGKSFDSSNPEDIKLLDELKNKIDHIGKILLQYDEIKQTNHQVATKELLELEKECMGFPLKEVQDYIKILLIDSSNMQNGVIPIIDIIKEKISVQSNETSAVGRINAFLKYYGMIKKGITDLKFDEIYQTLCKFEEYQDAAKIFKEQIIDGPLTSIKELSEKFKRLLNFGRDDTKFQNLGEVDCLNHLVSYDMDILTNQEERYCVCRQKHEGNMVECEECKQWFHFNCVGYVKTDTENDKYFCPLCDIEGKYPSTQNFYLNLLKKTTLEELIQTADKMAVRGSICISFEHSFFNAVLKYVDFYNLLLEQGAIRENNGEIDVCISDEAYLRSLLQKVNGCVINFRKLQSALQNKYASLRLIKDGTSAKVGNVAGLSGDIYTC
- a CDS encoding uncharacterized protein (PKUD0C03430; similar to Saccharomyces cerevisiae YMR177W (MMT1) and YPL224C (MMT2); ancestral locus Anc_6.248); translated protein: MFLKPSTIHALGQSYRRGNFLGLGPKSSFVNAVPQFAKRHHSHSHNSTSCDGHSHSHGSGTDDIPEKKVHHFYEYTPETGTRKTVAIKGEKVIYDPEDKIAPQTREGPGHGHSHAEFPEMDLMDFNGDDYTINVNPKKRSAWTKVKDFFNPHTPLAEMMGSHSQEHSHTHSHVNDAETLKLYDPKNLADEGVKITWIGFGVNCGMAVTKFAGGFYFHSQALIADAVHAVGDLISDVLTLTTVRFTNKKPDKLYPFGYGKIETCGSFMVSFILLYAGFQIGWSSFYEIVAPIVPNAIHDLMALVPVHSHNHVDVSNVISESAAHVHSHDHAEATVPAGTPEVANINAAWLALGSIAVKEWLFRATRNVGERLNSKVLIANAWHHRVDSLTSVVAVATISSGYFLGVYWLDAVGGLLVSMLVMKVGISGVVQSFKELIDKALPVDDTRYMKIEDSINVILMKKDSHVLIKELNILPSGTNLNLVVKLGVSPFNAEYEKRLTLEQMGSIADFLKSELSKEFHNIKHTSVQFISNKQEAEEGAEENQENEEESIDKAISEPTQSKKA
- a CDS encoding uncharacterized protein (PKUD0C03440; similar to Saccharomyces cerevisiae YPL225W; ancestral locus Anc_6.249), with translation MSAIPASFDPENPDNLEDIEKQFAVKAVQQMSTYWSLLNAVPPSKLKLTQFDDEIVEEFFKAFPEYNNKEKLAVLNEDELKTKEAKERWREYIKNFENKIDDYNFGTLLRVNASEEYSEENTIFVVRIQFYAFELARNRFGLNDWVYEKK
- a CDS encoding uncharacterized protein (PKUD0C03450; similar to Saccharomyces cerevisiae YGL076C (RPL7A) and YPL198W (RPL7B); ancestral locus Anc_6.206) is translated as MAGIPRPESQIKKAKRVERDQKAVVAARKARKFVNKEKRNALFKRTEAYTAEYAAAERAVIDAKRTARAEGSYFVPAESKVVFVVRIKGIMKIPPKSRKVFQLLRLTQINSGVFVKVTKATTELLKLVEQYTAIGYPSISTVRQLVYKRGYGKVNKQRIPLTDNAIVESVLGKYGIESVEDLIHEIVTVGPNFKQANNFLWPFKLSNPSGGWGVRRKFQHFIQGGSTGNREEYINQLVKKMI
- a CDS encoding uncharacterized protein (PKUD0C03460; similar to Saccharomyces cerevisiae YPL199C; ancestral locus Anc_6.207); the protein is MASAGVASRGPMLNGNERDYNHVSDKEYVKFRNLAEEAYSKRQKLSALSQQAYQKGDKKSASELSRKAKEQLSIAEGYNEKAATYVFLENNKDSDDDDIDLHGLYIKEAEYILKQRIISGISKNQPKLDCIVGKGLHSKDGVAKLKPAVEELCRKANLKCWIDEKNAGVLHIGLKNASIPQSWYDINPHGIGAMDDNYFAYHPNEIPQGHQPSHQYNYAQSQPQPQQQANTNIQPYHQQNYHQQQQQQQQQQHNNNNNEEMALALCSVAAALFKCFYR